The sequence GACGTGATCACCACCGACATCACCCCGGGCGGCCGGACGCTGGGCTGGCGGGTGACCCGGGACGACGGGGTCACCGTGCACTGGTTCCGGGTGCCGTACCACAACCACATGTCGTACCCCCGGCGGCTGCGCGCGTTCGCCGAGTTCATGGTGCTCGCCACCGCACGCGCCGCCGGACTGGACGCGGACCTGGTCTTCGCCACCAGCACGCCGCTCACCGTCGCGGTACCCGGTGTACTCGCCGCTCGGCTGCGCCGGGTGCCGTTCGTCTTCGAGGTCCGCGACCTGTGGCCGGAGGTGCCGATCGAGATGGGCGCGCTGCGCAACCCGCTCGCCCGCCGGCTGGCCGGGGCGCTGGCCACCTTCGCCTACCGCAACGCGGCCGAGGTGATCGCGCTGTCGCCGGGGATGGCCCGGGGGGTGACCGCCCGTCGCCCGGGCACCCCGGTGACCGTCGTGCCGAACGCCGCGGACCTGGACCTGTTCGCGCCGGACCCGGCGCGGGTCAGGCGGTTCCGCGCCGAGCACCGCTGGCTCGGCGACCGGCCGCTGATCGTCTACACCGGCGCGCTGGGCGCGGTCAACGGCGTGGACTACCTGGTCCGCGCGGCCCGCCGGATGCGCGAGCTCGACCCGGACGTGCGGGTGCTGATCGTCGGGCACGGCCGGGAGTGGGAGAGCACCGGGCGCCTGGCCGCCGAGCACGGCCTGCTCGACCACACCGTGCACATGTGGGAGAAGGTGCCCAAGAGCGAGCTGCCGGTGATCCTGGGCGCGGCGACCATGTCGACCAGCACGGTCCGGCCGATCCGCGCGCTCTGGGACAACTCGGCGAACAAGTTCTTCGACGCCCTCGCGGCCGGCCGGCCGATCGCCGTCAACTACGGCGGCTGGCAGGCCGACCTGCTCCGCGAGACCGGGGCCGGGCTGGTGCTCGACCCGGACGACCCGGACGCCGCCGGCGCGACGCTGGCCGCCCACGTCCGCGACCGGGACTGGCTGGCCCGCGCCGGCGCGGCGGCGCACCGGCTGGCCGTCGACCGGTTCTCCCGGGACCTGCTCTTCGAACGCTTCGAGGCGGTGCTGAACCGGTCGGCCGGCCGCCGCGCCGCGCTGTCCCGGCAGTCCTGACGAACGGGGGACGCGTGGAACTACGTGCGTACGTGCGGGCCGGCCGCCGCCGGTGGCCGTGGCTGGCGCTGCCGGCGCTGCTCGCCGCCGGGATCGCGGCCGGGCTCACGCTGACCGCGGCACCGGCCTACCGGTCCTCGATGGTGCTGTTCGTCCCGGCCGGCACCGGTGACCCGGACGCCGCGGCGCGCCGGCTGAACTCCTACATCGCCCTGCTCACCGGGCCCCGGGTGGCCCAGGGCGTGGTCGCCGAGCTCGGCCCGGACGTCACCGCCGAGCGGGTCCGGCAGAGCCTGAGCGCACGGGTCAGCGAGGGCACCGACCTGCTGGAGATCTCCGCGACCGACGCCGCCGCCGCGCGGAGCCGGGCGATCGTCACCACCGCCGCGTCGGTGCTGGCCGACCTGGTCCGGCAGATCGCCCGATCCGCCCCCGGGGAGCCGGCCCCGGCGATCTCCATCCTGCAGGACGCCGAGACCGCCCGGCAGCCCGGCCACCCGGTCCGCGACGCCGGCTTCGCCGCGATGCTCGGC is a genomic window of Actinoplanes teichomyceticus ATCC 31121 containing:
- a CDS encoding glycosyltransferase family 4 protein; translation: MRVVYIHQYYCNRQMAGGIRSYEQARRLVARGHTVDVITTDITPGGRTLGWRVTRDDGVTVHWFRVPYHNHMSYPRRLRAFAEFMVLATARAAGLDADLVFATSTPLTVAVPGVLAARLRRVPFVFEVRDLWPEVPIEMGALRNPLARRLAGALATFAYRNAAEVIALSPGMARGVTARRPGTPVTVVPNAADLDLFAPDPARVRRFRAEHRWLGDRPLIVYTGALGAVNGVDYLVRAARRMRELDPDVRVLIVGHGREWESTGRLAAEHGLLDHTVHMWEKVPKSELPVILGAATMSTSTVRPIRALWDNSANKFFDALAAGRPIAVNYGGWQADLLRETGAGLVLDPDDPDAAGATLAAHVRDRDWLARAGAAAHRLAVDRFSRDLLFERFEAVLNRSAGRRAALSRQS